CGGCCGTTACAATATATACATTGGTTGTTTGCACAACCGATAGATGGTGTTAGCAGTGctattaatgaatttttttttcaaattgaaaaatagcAAAATGTTACAAAACTATTCATCCATGAATTTATAGATTATTcgatcaaaattattttttgtaaaatgaaatttttttttaattgtatCGTACATatcattatgtttttttttttctctctctctcttgaataaaagaattatcagaattttcattttattttatccaactttaaatgaaaaaaaacaggtaGGATAAGAAACATATACAATGGTGGTATTGATTATTGGGTGAAACCGATACATCGgttgatcaatgataatgatgatgatgaaaaacttgGAACGCAAAATTtatatacaacaaaaaaaacttagaCACATTGAAAAGGatgttttggttttcatttttttttttttttttttaaagacaGAGATGtatgtgttgtgtgtgtgtgtgtgaaacaaaaaagaaaacaaaaaaaacgataaattaaactattttttcaaatcaaaaacaaattattatatcatgtgtagccaccaaaaaaaaagaagtgaTATGGGagacgaacaaaaaaaaatcaatcaacaaaattgtaTATTCTGGATTGtggacaaaaaatttttttttcttttcaatcaattgccACTACTACCATAGTGTGTTCTTACAAAATGACATGACATTCGATAtttaaatgtaaaatttgtttgtttgttttttttctcatgataatcaaaaattatggaaataaagtaaagaaaaataaattcaaatcatcattattgagaaacaaaaatcgtaatacacacacacacacacacacactcactcACACGCGCAATACAAACAAAgatgacaaataaaaaatgtcaccacacccacacacacagagagaaaaataaaatgaaaaaaacaggtGTTTACACTTACACATGCACTTGGTGAATAAAcgtaataatatataaaaatcacCACCggaattgaaataaaaaataaactactttgtatcacacacacacacactcactcACACGCCCACACGTCCACTATCTTCTATACATATTTTatatatcgatatcgatcgttgttgttgtgaaatatggcaaaaaaagaaatagaaaaaagaatcaagaggtaggaggaaaaaaaaggatggatggatggatagaaataataataacaatgatgatgacgatgatggagAGGAAGAGGCCATTTTTCGGcaacttgtgtgtgtgtgtgggtgggtgTTTTTTCacttaaaaaaatcaaattacatCATCTATCTTGTTTcgttttgctttgtttttttttgttttgtttcgattcatttaaatttccaTTTATATCAAGctttgatcgattgatggctactattatgatgatttgtcaattgctgatgatgatgatgatgttgtagTAGATGATTATtggcaccaccaccattaccagCATGTACGATAGTACGTTCTTGATAATAGATTTCTTCCGTTTCTTTATCGCATACTAATAAAAGAATGGCGCCAACTAAAAATATTGCCGCACCCCAACCAACACCATATGCCCAACCGAAATACCAATGTGGACGATTTGATGGCACCATATTCGTATGATGTAATTCGGAATAGAAAAAGGCCGGATATAATGTTAATGAAACAATTATGGCTAacactatgatgatgatgatgatgatgagcgagtgagagagaaagagagacaaaaaaggagaaaaattataatttatttattgatcaatgtgTAAATCGATATTAATTGAAACTTACAAGCGCCAAGATTAATATATAATGCAAAACGATAAAatgtatattttttgtttggatcaCGAGATGATAGGCCAAATGAAGTCAATATTGTTGCAACTATAGCCAATAGGAAACATGCTACGGCAAAAAATCCGGATAATTTTATATAAgctataaataaaaaatattccaatcGAACCGaaatatagaaaaagaaaaaaaaatgaatcaaggTAACAGAAAAACACCAACAAaagaaataagaaaaaaaaacataccagCATTACGTCCCCAATGGCaaccatcatgatcatccAGGCCAAATGGCAATGGACGTGGTGAATCAACATCGATACAATATTGCCAAAGACCTTGACGATATTTCAATGTGGTCAACcaatttgttgataataaacatAATATCATTAATAAATCGACAAGAATATTACAAATGAGGGCGATGACCTAtttgaaaccaaaacaaaaaaacaaaaatcaatcaatcattgaagaGTTAAATGCAATATAAAAAGAACATGAAAAAactttgtcatcatcatgtgactGAAAACTTTCACAAATATTGTgacatgaaatgaaaacaatacaaaaaaaaacaattcaattcaagtcattcattcattcattcataaccCTTTTGTtacgtacacacacacaaacagaaaatctgaatgaatgaaatgaaatgaagaacCCATGTGGAGCTATCAAATATACATAaaggaataataataataaatatggcCAAAATAAACTATACCCATGcgaataatcaaatcaaattttattattcaaataacgataacaacaacaacaacaagaacgataataataacatgatcatcatcatttactcGAGTGGAAAATTTCCATAAGAGaatcaaaagaaagaaaaaaaaaatcaagatttcatttttcaatcatcatttaaaaatgttgaaaacggttgtttttcatttgatgaagatgttcaatttttttttgtgtttgtatttataatttagagagaaaaaaataaataaataaaataaatggtgatgatttgtgCTTACTcttgaaaaatggaaattagGATTAAACCATAATGATTCTAGACCACAACAAGCTAGACAACAAAGTAAACATTTTGGTGGCGGTTGTTTTGTTAATATTAATGCTGTTGCAATTGTTGGCTGTTGTCTTAAACCATTAcgattaatattattattaccggTAATATTACCATTACCGGTAATCTGTACGGTTGTTGCATATGTTCCATTTGTTGTTAAACGGATCAtacgttgctgttgttgtgattgattAGGTAACATgggaccaccaccattaaccatcatcattctaggTTGTCTTTGTACATAAATTTggccttgttgttgttgttgttgttggccaatCATTTGACCaggttgtggtggtggtggcgggcTTGGAGCCAATTGTATCACATTTCCATTTGGAATTATCAATTGAGGTTGACcttgttgatgttgtggATTTGGATGCTGTACATAATGGACTACAggatgctgttgttgttgttgatgatgatgatgaaaaccaTTCGGTTGTTGTacatgattttgatgatgttgttgttgttgatgatgatgttgttgatgatgatgttggttcGGTATGGCgccattcataataataaccggCTGTGGCTGTGGTGGTCCACCAGGagcttgttgttgctgttgctgttgttgatgttgaggCAACATTTGCCCACCTACACCAACAGCAGCATGATTCAATGTATTTGGTATAAAACCATTCATGAtaaacaatttaattttgaaaacattgtcatttcatttcaaacatgAGACATACAcaaagatttaaaaaaaatctacattaaacaaagataatgatgattattattattatggagccgaaaaatcaaatcgagttatgaacaaaacaaacacgaagagaaaacaaaaaaacacattcattcatgaaataaaagatgaaaaaaaagttttttttgaaaaaatcaaataaaaaatttgcacgaaaaatgtccaaaaactcttttttattgttgtccATTGGACTTGTgtaaaacacaaacacacacacatacacaaacaaattctttATCTAGGCTCAAtgcacgaaaaaaaacgggagaaaaaaaaatttccatcatgTTTTATTATTCGGATATCCAAGAAGAAGAACAAGAATCCTGGCAatcacactcacacacacacacaaactaaTACACTAATAGCAGcaacatcatcgacaacaataacaacagcagcagcagcatcagttgatgatgatgaaaaatgagaTTCACCCGAATtcacgacgaaaaaaaagcaatgaaAGAAGTGGTGAACCTATGTGTGTATGGTTtgacaaaacacaaaaaccaatgcccaaaaaaaaaacacgactACTCATATACTACACAACCATCAAAATCCAAACGAAAAATAGAAAgagaccagaaaaaaatgaataaatggttCGTATCTAGGCACCGCGAGagccaaagaaaaaaaaagacagagaacaagaacaatttttttttttttttttggacctgagacatcatcaacacaaaaagaaatgaatctTCTGCTActatagaagaaaaaaaaacatttgttcatcaccaacagaaaaaagaaaatattcacGCATGCGATATGCAAACATTGTACATTTGGTTCcttgtttttctttggatATTTGGCGCCATCattggaatgatgatggcatgGACCATCTATATTTCCCATTCACACATATATACTCCTCCTTCCCCATAGCCTATCAAAATGTGTTATtctaggatttttttttcttttattccaggattttgaaaaacaacatgGCGTTTGTGATATGTGAATCTAaattctatctatctattttaTTCAGCCATCGAACGTATTCTAATGTATGAGTGTGCgtacaatcaattcatttggcATAATGGGCGCCATGAAAaacgataaattttttttctcatattcAACTATTGTTCCAGAATCGGTATCTATGTATATatagtgagagagagagagagagagagagagagaaaaaaaaaccgaaaataGAGCCGGTTTTTATCTTTTCggttttctgttgttttcactatgtgtatgtgtgtgtgtgtgtaaaacatttatataaattaCAATCACACACTCAGTAAAGAATGAGAAATAAAacgagaataataataacaacgatATAGAGCTTTGGAAAATAAAGTAAAggcttttttccattttttttttcgttgttgaatCTTAATAATGGACGCCGGCGTCCACTTACACAACGAAAAATGaagctttgttttttttttgtttcataataatcatcaacaccaccacaaccaccaacaccaaacACACTGGGCAAAAAACCAGTTTAcaaatatgaagaaaaaagatgaataaataaataaataaaaaaagaaagaatttgCTTCCTGAATCCAGAATAaccaagcaaaaaaaaaaatgtattacacacacacacacacaccgagaTAATGTTTCACAAAATAACAATGTTTGTTTctgctttttttcattttcattttgttcctttttcactttttttttctctctctctctctcacacacactcCTTCAATTATTCAACCAGGCCagaatggaaataaaaagcaatgtaaataaattcttAAATGAATAACTACACGGTTCGTGGGgcataaatggaaaaaaaacaaacaaacaaaaacgatggagagaattaaaaaaaaacattcatccGGGTCATATAAATCTATTACATGCATATATGATtaacgattattatcaatgagaaaaaaaaagtctaacaccatcatcatcatcatcatcgatagaTTAATATCCAATTATgatcgagagagagagagagaatttccaataataatgaattatcgatttgtaataattaataaattaccgagaaaaaaaacaaaaacagaatggTTTGAATCCCATTCTACTATTCtagcacattttttttgttttgtgttgtttcgtttttcgaaaaataaaaaaaaaattccaaagtgcaaaatgacaatttcaGAAttaataccatcatcatcatcatcatcatcattgttccaCTGTGCcatatattaataataattggaatcaatatttttccatAGTAGGGGGTTCTGTTttttccggttttttttcttgtggaATTAAAATCCAGGaacagaaacagaaattCTTCCATCATTTATTGCAATATAtacaagaatttcattttgttttggattAAATTCTTTGcataataaatttcattatgatgCATCATGACCTCAAAACTGATCATAATTTCCgcgtttttttctgctgtttTGTTCTTGTATCACTCAATCATTttaagtggaaaaaaatgggaaaaaacccggcatcattaatttttattttgtcggGCATccccacatacacacacacacaatgattgTTCAATATAATGTCGTCGGTAATTGCTTGCGCtacaccattatcatcaaatgatctTATATTTTGCTCATTACGATAATAATTCTagccagaaacaaaaaaaactttcaaataTGATTTGTTGGTCGGTTGGTGGGCATCATGCAtgcactgtgtgtgtgtgtgtgtgtgtgtgcgtgtgatTAAACCAACCAACAGAATAGTGTAATATTTTCAccgattgttttattttctatacacacacacggtggtgattttttttcatccaaaaatgaacaacaacaacatcaacaacaacaatggaaaaaattattacaattcGTGTCCAgaatattgaatcattaGCACATTTTATTTAATGCCATTATTGTCTATACAATCTACAGAAGAAATCCAAGagaaaattcattccaaagcttagagagagaaagaaaattgccacgataatcaaattgattcgatttgaatcatcattatcatcgttgaATTTCAACGATAAccattgtgtgtgtacacacaactgttacacacacacacacagagagagagaaaaaaaagcaggacatctgctgctgctactgagattgttgttggttgtttcacaaaaaaaaacaaagcaaaagaaaaaagagaacaagttcaattaaaataatgatcatcatcatcatcatcatcatatcaggaataataacgataatcATGACAAAATAGCGATTGTTTCCGCCGATACACAATGATAGAGATAAttaccaaacacacacacacacacacatttttttctcccattCCATCCCCAAATTGTGAATTATTCAAGTCAATAAATTTCAAGATTTACAAtcataaattaaaaaaaaaaaacgagactGATGGCGACACCTATCGTCAGTAGAATGAATTTTCAGTAGactaaaaaaacaaaacaaaacaaaaaacgataaGCTTCACTGCATtgattttcaagaatttatatttttctgcagaaaataaaaacggcgaaaaaaaaagttttggtGCATTGTCTGGTGCACAcatgacaataaaaaaaaaatcgagagaatatgaaaaaaaaatttgcctgtcaattttattttatgtttttttttacttgatgCGCGggcacacaaacaaaaattcttaaaaGCAATTTGCATGGCCTAAATATCACTGGAacaaaagagagagagagagaaaaaatgattctattcaatttaaaacggtacgaatcaattttttttgtttgtttgtttgtttgtcgagaatcaaatcatttttttatgatattCTGGTTTTAGATTCTGgattttcaccaaaaaaaaaaattctctacTTCTATATTCTCgatattttcttgatttctaaattcaaacaaattgatttccGTAcgattcaatcgatcgaaATCAAAAGGCATCATTTTCCATCAActtgatcatttgaattttttctttttttttttgcttacaCCGAGAATCgagaatcgaatcaaattcaatcaattgttaaAGAATAATAGagaaacgaaagaaaaatgtaatcaacaacaatcttttGTAACGATTTCgggtgaataaaaaaaaagaaaaaagagaatccgaaatgttttcaatcaaattatgattgaaaaagaagGCATGAATTACTTAGAAAAAAAGTGCTTAgtaccaaaaataaataagcAACTGATCAccgaaaaaagaatcaattttcTGACAttctaacaaacaaacaaaaaaaaagacgccAATtgaatggaagaaaaaactgATAAGAATTGATTATTCAAAGctgacaaaaaaatgtggTTATTGGCCATCAAAACacatacgcacacacacaatcaataatgaataatcaacataaacgacgaaaaaataagaaaattttgaGAATGAAAACAGACTTGCCTTCAATGGTCGTACGATTGTCACTGTTTCCAGTGTCGCCGTTggtgcaatcatcatcatagtcattTTGgcagattgttgttgttggtttatTTCACTGGTGAATGTTAACCACTGTTTTTCGTCTTCTTCAAGGGATTTTTGtgtggaaaatttttaacgTTTTGATCAAGATAtgaaacacatacacacacacacacacagaaatgaaatccaaacaatgaattttcttctttataatcgatcgatcgatatcatcaaatgttgttattgttcgGTTGAATGGCTATTACTTTCGTTGATTACGGCTGCgtttttgtcatcaaaaaaaaaaaaaaaaaaaaaaacagaatccGAATaacgatggaaaaaaattggtctGCAATCGATGGATTATTTTGGAATATATGGTGGTAAAGTTGTAAATTGTCagcgaaaaatgaaatgaaatgaaaaaattcatgtggTGCCCGTCATCACCAGAACCAGaaccagagagagagagagaataacggaaaaattgaaatttatttgtcGATTCACtataggaaaaaaagagagaaaaaaaagacaaaatttatatattaataaaaaaaaaattctgcgaatggaaaaaaagaggaaattgaagaaagaaaaaaaccaaacaaattcCTTGTGAAtgtccaacaaaaaaaaaaatacataaatTGAGATACCATTCTCTACACAATGGATTAAATTCTATgggaaattgaaatttttcatttctactGGGAGATAGTTATTGTGTTGTATACATTTGGGatgttattcattcatttccataATACTAGAATATTCTGTGTGGTCGATttatcaccaacaacaccaccatcatcatcatcatcatcatcctaaacactttttttttgttcatcatttgtttgtttaaccAAGTGAGAAAAccatgttattattatattacatatatatagatagaaTCTATAGTGCTAAATGAATCAGAAGACcttgattgttgaaaatgttaTTGCAAGGGCTTTCCTTTCACTggttcaccatcatcaatgacacacaaacacacacacacacacacacacatggttgaacaagaaaaacaaaacgataatgatggtgctggtggtggtatatatatgataattattgaacaataatatattcattcattcattcatttattcagttccaacagaaaaaaaacaaattccaaaTATCCGTCACATGAATATGAAATATGTAAATGAAcgattttattttgcttgtttgtttgtctgtctgtttgGTTGGACAACAATTTCCGAatttaatgatgttgatgataacaatttTACAACATTTACataacataatcatcatcatcattatttttggatttttttctttcaattttttttctattatgtTTCGATAAtgggtgatgatgatgatgatgatgatgttggtgaccaccaccattaccaaccaaaaaaaaaaaacaaaacatgatTTCCTGAAATCGTGAatcgtgatcatcattcacagaTGCTATATATTAGATAGAAAggtttcgaaaaaaaaactattctGAAACACGATATATACAATCACATAGTGGTGGTAATTGGTCAAAGTCTTGTTATAATTCTTCTCTTTTTATTATCTCGGGCTTGTGTATATAcgagttttatttttataatggaacaacaacaagtaaaaaaaaaaaaaaaatagtgtcCCAGGACAATacacgaatgaaaaaaaaactgtattAGATTCCAGGTAATTTGAGGTTAAATTAGTCTAGCTTATAGGCAcattaatattaaaaaaaaatcaaccaaacCAGAtgttcaactttttttttgatggttcTAGTGGTagcaaatataataattgaatataaagttttgttgttgttgttgttggcatgAGACAGGTGGCaagaaacaacaataagtgaatgaggaaaaaatattttagcatctttttttttgccaatctATCCATATATAACGGAAAAAATGAGATTAAAATTTGTATACCATggtaaattgaatgaaatttatggattgccgaaaaaaaacaattaaaaataaacaacaaattatgtATTCtgtatcattcatcatcaacatcatcataaaaattcatttttatgatCAACAGAATTTTGAACAAACTCAGAATTACACCAGTACAtcacaaaaattcataataaacgtaaatgtttgttcatcaataacatcatcattatgtttgtggtttatttaattttttattttataatcgttgaaaagaaaaaaaaagacaataaaacaaacacacataaacatgCGCCGAGAGGGCAAAAAATGTGTAGGCGGCataaatttacaaaaaatttcgatgTTAGTAAGTTTTTC
This window of the Dermatophagoides farinae isolate YC_2012a chromosome 3, ASM2471394v1, whole genome shotgun sequence genome carries:
- the LOC124498413 gene encoding uncharacterized protein LOC124498413; the encoded protein is MNGFIPNTLNHAAVGVGGQMLPQHQQQQQQQQAPGGPPQPQPVIIMNGAIPNQHHHQQHHHQQQQHHQNHVQQPNGFHHHHQQQQQHPVVHYVQHPNPQHQQGQPQLIIPNGNVIQLAPSPPPPPQPGQMIGQQQQQQQGQIYVQRQPRMMMVNGGGPMLPNQSQQQQRMIRLTTNGTYATTVQITGNGNITGNNNINRNGLRQQPTIATALILTKQPPPKCLLCCLACCGLESLWFNPNFHFSRVIALICNILVDLLMILCLLSTNWLTTLKYRQGLWQYCIDVDSPRPLPFGLDDHDGCHWGRNAAYIKLSGFFAVACFLLAIVATILTSFGLSSRDPNKKYTFYRFALYINLGALLAIIVSLTLYPAFFYSELHHTNMVPSNRPHWYFGWAYGVGWGAAIFLVGAILLLVCDKETEEIYYQERTIVHAGNGGGANNHLLQHHHHHQQLTNHHNSSHQSIKA